TGCACTTCCGCTTAGGTAAAATCTCAAATCCTTGCCATTCAGATATACCTCAAGAAAACTTAGCGGAACGTCACCAATGGTTTGAACAATATGAGCGTGGTTGTTTACCCAAAACTTGCCACTTGCCCTAAAAGCGATTGGCGTGCTACGCGAAGCTAGATTCGCTCCATCTTCTGCTATCAATAAATAATCGCCATCGAAAATATAATCTTCAACCCAATCAATGACTCCTGAGGCTCCATAATAGGCGTAATTGCCCCGATTTATTGCACGACGAGAGGACTTCACCGGTATTCTCTGACCGTCAAAATTTTCTGTGAGTTGTTCCACGCTTACCCATTCCCAGCCCTCTGGTAGTTCGAGCATCTGCCCTGGTGCTGGCTCTTCCGGTTGTTCGTACTTTTCCTTCCACTTGTCATCTTTCAGCGCTTTGCCCTGCGCCTTCATTCGGACAAGTTGGTCGGCTTCCCAGCGGGCGCGGCGTTCGGCGAGGATACGTTCCAGCAGCACGGAAGCTGGTTCATAGTCACGGCCTTCGGCGCGGGCGAGTTCGGCTTCGGTGGGAACAAGGCGGCCTTCGCACGCAGCTTTGAGGACAGAGGCGCGATACTGCTTCAAATCCTCTGCGACCCGCCGGAGCGCCGCCGTGCATTCCTCCAGTCGCGCAAACTGCTTCTCAATTTCGGCGACGATGCGGCGTTGCTCGGCAAGCGGAGGAATCAGTACCTCGGAAGATTCAAACTTCCCCTTTGTAATATGAGCTAAACCGGCTCCGCCGTGGGCGGCTGTGATGTACCTATCAAGATTTCGATTGATGGCAAAGCAGAGAAATTGTTTATCCAAATCCTGTTCGTCAAAACGAACTTTGAAAATATGTTGATTAAGCCAAGCTTCACCACCTTGCCAGATATGTGCTCCAAAGGACGTTCCAGGCGTTCCTGACCAAGCAAAGAGAAGCTCGCCGGGTTTTACAAGAAACTTTTCCGGCAGAGTGCCATTGAAGAAATTGAATGAGGCGTTGGTGTCGTTAAGATTCTGAATACGAATTATAGGAAGTCCTTCTTTGCTCCAATCCGAGGGCTTGAAAGCATAGCCGTTGATCAAATCAACAAGATTGAGGACAGATTCCTTTTCCCAGTTTGGTGGCAATTCATTGATTATCGTCAAGCTGCCAGCACCTCATTCAATTCTTCAATTAGACTCGGCAGGTTGTTGCCGGAAAGTTAATACGTTTGTTTCTAACCGCATTCCTACTCACCAGAGGATTCAAGAACGTGGATGATTTCGGGCGCGATAAAAAGCTGATAGCGTTGTTTGCCGCTGATTTCGCGAATGATTCCGGCTTCAACCAATTTTTCGACGTTCATTCGCGCGGCTCGCGGTGTGATGTTCAACAAAGCTGCGGCGCGTCCGAACGTCAGCACCGGATTGGCGATTAACTCATCCACCAAACGCAACAACAAAGATGACGACCGCACCGACTGGAATTGTTGACGATATTGTTGCCACAGGTCGAGCAGCTTTTTGGCTCGATCAATGGCGTCTTTTGACTGGTCTTCGACTCCCCGCAAGAAGAAGGTGATCCATTCCAGCCATTCTCCGCGCTGGCTGACCGACAGCAACAATCGGTAATAATCTGGCCGATCTCGCTCAAAGAACGCACTGAGATAAAGTAATGGTTGCGGCATCAACCCCCAATGACAAAGCAGTAGAGTAATCAACAATCTGCCGACGCGCCCGTTGCCGTCCAGAAATGGATGAATTGCTTCGAATTGATAATGAATCAACGCCAGCCGAATCAATGGCGGTAACTCTGATTCAGCGTGTAAGTATCTTTCCAGATTCCCTAAAGCCGCTTCCATTTCCTGAACAGGAGGCGGAACGTAAGTGGCATCAACCAACGTGCAACCTGCCGGGCCAATCCAATTCTGCGAGCGACGAAATTCGCCAGGCGTCAGGTGATCTGCCTGAAGGCCGTTCATCAATTGTTCGTGAATTTCGCGGATCAACCGCAGACTGACAGGCAGATCGTTCAACCGCGCCAAACCGTGATTCAAGGCTTTCACATAATTGGCGACTTCAAGAACGTCATCCACATCAGTCGCCCTTTCGCCACCTGCCTCAAAAAAGAATAAATCAGAAAGTGACGCCCGAGTTCCTTCGATGCGACTGGACAAAACGGCTTCGCGGCGAACAAAAGAGTCTATCAATAAATGAGGATTGGGTAGATTGCGCGCTACTCCCGCCAATTCGCTCAACGCCCGATCCGCGTTGGAAATTCTTCCCACAAGTTGCCAGGAAAGCTCAAGCTCTGGCGGGAGAGAAGCAGGAACAAACGCCCAATATCCCTGTAAGGCTTTTACGAGTGCGCCTGCTTTTGATGAGCTGAAGTCGGCAATATCCATTGGACCTAATGTTACTTTACTTCCGTTGTTTGCGGTTAAGGGTACTTTGGTACTAGAAAGTACCATTAGGGCTTAAAAAAGACCATTGAGGCTAAGTCAGGAATAAATTTGAATGGGCGGTATTCGCCGCTGAAAACTGAAAAAGCCGCTTTCGCGGCTTGGTTTGCTCCAAAAAGAGAATGGCTCCTCAGGTAGGACTCGAACCTACAACCCTTCGGTTAACAGCCGAATGCTCTGCCATTGAGCTACTGAGGAGCAAGGTGAAATTGGTTGGATTTTCAATCTCGATGGACGTGAGGAGGATCGAACTCCTGACCTCCGCATTGCGAACGCGGCGCTCTCCCAGCTGAGCTACACGCCCAAAAAACGAAGGCGCATCTTACTTACCGGGTTTTGGTCTGTCAAGAAGTCGGCCAAATGAAAAATCAGATTTCCTCTTCGCCAAGGGCCAAACCGTCTTAGCCTTTTCGCCGCACTAGCGGCGGCTGATTTTAGATACTGTCTTGAAAGTCAACCAGCAAAAGTCAGGTTGGGGTTAAACGCGCAATCATTTTTCAAGACACCGAAAGCTTGATGCAGCAATTTTCGCATCGCGGCGCAAACGATCTGCATTTTGGTCTTGCCGTTTTTCTCTAAGCGATCGGCGAACTGTTTGATAATCGGGTTGTGGCGCAAGGCGACCACTGCGGGAAAGTAGAGGGCTTTGCGCACTCTGCCATTGCCCAGTTTGGACAAATTCGTGCGTTTCAAGCTGGTGCCGGATTGCCGCTTGCGTGGTGTGACGCCTGCGGCGGCGGCCACTTGGCGCGCGTCGT
The genomic region above belongs to Acidobacteriota bacterium and contains:
- a CDS encoding restriction endonuclease subunit S; the protein is MTIINELPPNWEKESVLNLVDLINGYAFKPSDWSKEGLPIIRIQNLNDTNASFNFFNGTLPEKFLVKPGELLFAWSGTPGTSFGAHIWQGGEAWLNQHIFKVRFDEQDLDKQFLCFAINRNLDRYITAAHGGAGLAHITKGKFESSEVLIPPLAEQRRIVAEIEKQFARLEECTAALRRVAEDLKQYRASVLKAACEGRLVPTEAELARAEGRDYEPASVLLERILAERRARWEADQLVRMKAQGKALKDDKWKEKYEQPEEPAPGQMLELPEGWEWVSVEQLTENFDGQRIPVKSSRRAINRGNYAYYGASGVIDWVEDYIFDGDYLLIAEDGANLASRSTPIAFRASGKFWVNNHAHIVQTIGDVPLSFLEVYLNGKDLRFYLSGSAQPKLTQANLNRIIVPLPPLSEQHRIVAEVKRQLSVVDELEELVSINLERAGELRRSILKRAFEGRLVPQDPNDEPAAALLERIAAERQRRTEEAMTQKKSPSDKRRKKTPEAESATPLVAEERVASQPLELLTAFTANESLTVEDLFRHGGYSFDSEDDKDIDAFFENLTGELEAARLTLERKDNDDVVIRRGAV
- a CDS encoding Fic family protein, which produces MDIADFSSSKAGALVKALQGYWAFVPASLPPELELSWQLVGRISNADRALSELAGVARNLPNPHLLIDSFVRREAVLSSRIEGTRASLSDLFFFEAGGERATDVDDVLEVANYVKALNHGLARLNDLPVSLRLIREIHEQLMNGLQADHLTPGEFRRSQNWIGPAGCTLVDATYVPPPVQEMEAALGNLERYLHAESELPPLIRLALIHYQFEAIHPFLDGNGRVGRLLITLLLCHWGLMPQPLLYLSAFFERDRPDYYRLLLSVSQRGEWLEWITFFLRGVEDQSKDAIDRAKKLLDLWQQYRQQFQSVRSSSLLLRLVDELIANPVLTFGRAAALLNITPRAARMNVEKLVEAGIIREISGKQRYQLFIAPEIIHVLESSGE